One Ruficoccus amylovorans DNA window includes the following coding sequences:
- the msrA gene encoding peptide-methionine (S)-S-oxide reductase MsrA — protein sequence MDDNAIKIPANAQQAIFAGGCFWCTEAVYERTDGVLKVESGYIGGDVPNPSYEQVCTGQTGHAEAIRVTFDPSTVGYEQLVRLHFASHDPTTLNRQGADVGTQYRSAIFTLDDEQQATAERVKAELDASGEYSRPIVTEITEATIFYPAENYHQNYYSRNSAAPYCQMVITPKLKKLGLADSAGRSPAP from the coding sequence ATGGACGACAACGCAATAAAAATTCCCGCCAACGCCCAACAGGCGATTTTTGCGGGCGGGTGCTTCTGGTGCACGGAGGCTGTTTACGAACGTACCGACGGCGTTCTCAAGGTCGAGTCCGGCTATATCGGCGGCGACGTTCCCAATCCGAGCTACGAGCAGGTTTGCACCGGGCAGACCGGCCATGCCGAGGCCATTCGCGTGACCTTCGATCCGTCCACGGTCGGCTACGAGCAACTCGTGCGGCTGCATTTCGCCTCGCATGACCCGACCACGCTCAACCGGCAGGGGGCGGACGTCGGCACCCAGTATCGTTCCGCGATTTTCACCCTGGACGACGAGCAACAGGCCACCGCCGAGCGCGTCAAAGCTGAACTCGACGCCTCGGGCGAGTACTCCCGCCCGATTGTGACCGAGATCACCGAGGCGACGATTTTTTACCCGGCGGAAAATTACCATCAGAACTACTACAGTCGCAATTCCGCCGCCCCGTACTGCCAGATGGTCATCACCCCCAAACTCAAAAAGCTCGGCCTCGCAGACTCAGCAGGGCGCAGCCCTGCACCCTAG
- a CDS encoding HPr family phosphocarrier protein, producing the protein MKTTKVVVPWEGGLHLRPAADLVNVARKSNSSLTLRLGEKRASLRSIVSLVTLCATMGTPLVLEANGEDEERASQKIVQIFSHPQH; encoded by the coding sequence ATGAAGACTACAAAAGTCGTTGTGCCCTGGGAAGGGGGCCTGCACTTGAGACCGGCGGCGGACCTCGTGAACGTCGCCCGCAAGAGCAACTCGTCACTGACACTGCGGCTCGGCGAAAAACGCGCCAGCCTCCGCAGCATCGTCAGCCTCGTCACGCTGTGCGCCACCATGGGCACTCCGCTCGTCCTCGAAGCCAACGGCGAAGACGAAGAACGCGCTTCACAAAAAATCGTCCAAATCTTCTCCCACCCCCAACACTAG